The genomic segment TACAATGAAACATCCGCGCCATTTAATTTAGAAGAAGGAAATTAACAAGGTTGCTGTTTACTCTGCTGGTGCTAGGTGGACGTATGTACACTGTACATCAGCCATGCTTTGCCCGTCTTTTGAAAGAAGTGGATATGGGACAACTTGGGCCAAGCTTGCCTGAAGAAAAGACTaacgaaagaaagaagaagatgacatgGGCCAAGCTAATTAAACAAAAGTCTGCATAGCATGCATCATGTCACATGACACCCGCCATTGATGCGTTTCTTTCTTTACATGGATTTGCCTAGAAACGGTGATAACATAATGAATCCGAGGCCATTTTGTTTGAGTTTACCATGAAGATGTTGAAATATCGAAGGTGATCCTCTTCCATAGTTTTTCTTCCTCCATTTTCCTTCCACTCTTCCAATTGCAAGCTTTGCTTTAACGgcatctcttcttttttttgtcttcttctttcctttctccttttattgATAGCCTGCGCATACCAAATTCtactcaaaatttattttggtttgacaAAGACGACGACTTGCAAATacctaatttctttttcctctcgCTTTTGTGAATTCTATACAAAGAAAAAGTTATATTCAATGcttaaaagaaagaggaaggtTTAATTTCATGAAGGATGGATAAGACTTGGCATTTTTCATGactattattttagtttcaatcGCATTGATTGGTTTTtgatgatgacgatgacgaCTAATGGTGGTGGATAATGATGTGGAGTATCTTGCTAAAGATCTTGGTATTGTTGAAAATATTACCTTACAAGACAAGGATctgtttgtaaaaaaaaacataaatgtaattttatttttggattttttaagagTATGGGTCTCATTTCTTTACTTTCAAACCTCATTAATTTTGTATGGTTCTATGTGTAATTTATGCCTTAAAGCTGTAGGGAATATTgatttattacttattttattgtatatattaacaaaaactctaaattCTACAATCAAACATGGTTCAGGACAAGAGCAAATCGCCCAGCTTGCCCTCGGAGGAGGAAGATGACTCTGCGTGCTCTCCAATAACACCCTGGTTCAAGCCctattttcaaaattcaaagggGCCCAGGTGGTTCAAAACACCAGACGGTGATCCAAGTTAGGTAGCAGCAGTTTGGTTATGATGATCCTTAAAGCTACGAAAAGGCCCAGTCCTGGTCCAGCTAAACCAGTGTTCCGGTTTTAATTAAGGGTCATCTTACCTCTAGCCCAAAGATCCCACGATTCTCTTTGAATCTACATTTTGGATTAGCCTAATTAACTCTTATACTCACGTACCTCATTCGTGTAAAAATGACGAGtctcaagattttttaaatgacaGAACAATAccttaaaaatgtatttaataatttctgatatctaaagattattaaaaaatgacatgggAACAACTACGTTACACTTCGGGAACCAAAGTTtatttaaatatacaaaaaaaatgaattttagaaaattatttgatattattattaaatctaaaaatatatattttttatttatctcagcaaatacaaaatttttttcaccgaaatcattgtttttttgttgaaaaaaccaaaacatcaTATGGTTGttataacaacaaaaaagaaaaacaaaaatagaagttCAAAATTTATATGTGATTGAAAGTTTTCAAAGTTATAACTGTgataaaattatgttcaaaaattaattaaaaaattcaagaataaaataacaaccTAATCGAATTtccataataatttatttttagtattattattttcatatcatatacataataattgcaaataaaattattaaaaatcaaataaaaatttattataatatttaagaaccacgtcaaaattaaaaagtaaataaatttggtAATAACTTTTTAgagtgccaaaaaaaaaagtataaacaaagaaaaaaagataaaaaatggtCAATTCGTTTTATGACCTATCAATAGTAAATTAAATGTGTGTAAGTTGAGCTCACATGCTTAAccttgattcatttttttatgtaatccacctcttattaaaaaaaatacaaatgacgGGTTATATgtcaccttaaaaaaaatattgtataattTTGCTCCCAAACTTGTAATCTCTAGGCTTGGATATATACACTAATCAACTAAGTTATGATACAAATTTGTTATTATAtgacttaaataaatatattaatttgctttagtttatataaataatagaaCACATTAATAAATCCCAATTATTTTAGAGTTATAGGTAATacgataatttttctttaaaccaTGTTATATTAGTATCATATATTGTCCAATGCAATCAAATCTGGGGTCATGTAGTGTTTGATTGTAGATCAAGTGTTTTTATTCCTATGatttattgtaaaaatataattatactacaaactaaaaaaaaatagggtaaacttccctgttttttttaataatatcctGACATTTAATTGATACTTGATTTTgtgtgaatatttatttttgttatcatataattaaataaaaataattaaaaaaataaagctaataAACTCATTGAAGTCTAGGACCTGAGTTGCGGGTTTTGCAAATGAAATCGCGAAActcaaattaatctaatatatcgTTGTctcaatattacaaaaaaaagtctttttaatatttttttcttatgaattttgAAGCAAGTCCCTCTCTTTTCCctcatttttttgtcttttttttagtttggttattttatttatttataatatctcgGTATTtagttggtgtttgattttgtaaatatctatttttgttatcatttagctaagtaaaaaatagtttaaacaCAATTACTAGACCTAATAGAGTCTGACCCAGATAATGAGTTTGATAAGTTAAGCCACAGAACCTGAGTTGGtctaatatgttattatattaatattttaaaaaagatgtcatcttaatttttttaagtcaaaccatgtttttattgGTCATTCAAATTGGGTTTAGACCTATCACGTCGAGGTAGCTCCCGTGTGGTTTAATTAAAACTCTGGCTAGGTAGGGGGGTAAGTAGAGAGATTTAAAGGTTGACTAGTTAAGCCATATCTAATAATAATGTCAAAGAGTTCCATGCGGTctcaatatttgttttactttcaaattgttttttgatcCTATTTAAAATGTAGCGCAAGCTTATTatccccaatttttttttcctttttcattttggattttttttctcaattttgttttatttttcagttctttcttttataatattttggcACTTGGTTAATGCTCGATTTCaagagtgtttatttttattatcatataattaagtaaaaaatagattttttaatataatgaagTCATTGTCCCGGATTACTAGTTTAGCAGTTAAATAACAAAgcctcaataaatttaatatgtcgctgtattaatattaaaaaatattatattgatttttttaaatataaaccatatttttaCCGGTCATTCATATTATTTCTTAACCCATTAAACTTACTAAGTCACGTCAAAACATCCCACAaggattaataaaaatataggctAGCAAGaaggttggaaaaaaaattttaaattaatttattaggcTGGGTTTAGAAATAATATCAAAGAATTTTATTCAGCGTGAATATTTtcatgcttaatttttttttattcaacctccaATGTAACGTTGACAAGGAAACTAGTAAAATCTaaatatgcatttaatttttttaaaaaatgccaacaatgttttttcttagtAGAATTGGGCCACAATAAGGAAACTAGTAAAATCTAAATATGCATTCTGGTTCAAAAGAATGGGCTCGTAGTGGTTTGATTTTGCATATCTGAAATGCAAAGGTTCGAAAAGCCTCCATGTTTGTCCAACTTAATTACAGTCTCAAATGTAGACGACGTCGTCGAAGTACATTGCCTTTTTTCCCCTATCCACCTTCTATCAGAAGTCCAAGAAAACCCAAACAGAGAGTTTGAGAAAGAGGTAGGGCGTGTGTTGTCTTACAGAAAATGGCAGCAATTTGTTTCACAAAGCTTCCAAATCCATCATCGACAACAGCCCAACAAGCGCTCAATCGTCAACGGCACCACCACATAACACAACCCAATTCTCTAATAGTACCTCCTCACTCTCTTAATTCCTTCACTTCATTACCATTTTCACGCAAAATCTTAACCACCCGCTTGTCCACCCACCTCCCCATCTCCGCCACTGTCCTCTCCAGCCTCCCTACTGcgtattttttccatttaattcctctctctcctttttcgttttcttttcttttatatttagtcGACTAAATTGCAATTTCAGGTTTTTTCAGGAAGCCAGAGAGATTTGGTTCTTCCGGTGAGAAAGTTCCCAAGTGAGTCTATGAATTAatgattgaatatattttagttAGTGGGTTTGCTGGGATTAAGGTAAATCtgatgttttctttttggtGGTGTGAGTGGAAATATAGGTGGTCATGGAAGGCTATAAAGGCATTTACTATGGCTGAATTGGAAGCTAGGAAGCTCAAGTTTGCAACTACTGGCACTGAGGCTCTTCTTTTGGGTATCTTGATTGaaggtgctttttttttttaaaaaaatattttcttattcatttgcATCGTTAATTTTGAGCCACTAGCCACTTGCTGTTTTGTTGTTATATTAATGTTCTTCTTTGAATCATAGGGACTAGTGTAGCTGCGAAATACCTGTGGGCAAATGGAATCACTGTTTTCAAAGTACGTGAAGAAACTATCAAGGTGCTTGGCAAGGCTGACATGTACTATTTCCCTCCTGAGAGGCCTCCCTTGACTGATGATGCTCAAAAGGTCCTCGATTGGGCTCttgatcataaactaaaatCTGGTAAGTCCTGATAATTTGCTGTTTTTGGTTGGTTTTTGTTCAATATGAAATATTATATCAATGAATGTCTTTTCAATGCAATCCTTAGTTTTTGTAGGATGCCATGGAAACTCAGTTGCTAGTATAAAGAACATGCAAACAAAATTTCTCTGAAGGGTGCGCATATTAGCCAAGCTAATGAATTTGTGAGAACTAGTCTCTGAAATTTGTGATCCACATGCTGTTATCACACTTGTATAATGTGTGATTGACTGTTGCCTGTGCTCCTTGATTTGATGACATCCTTAAAAGCAGTGGCTTGTAAACTTCATGGTTAACAAATCTAATTTATGCTTTCTGCCTTTTTAGGGCCCTAGTTTTGTAAGTCTTTATATTTGAGATCTCCAATGCAACTTTCCTAATACCATTGCCCAAGACTTCACCGAGACTCGTGATGTTTGCAGCAGCTGCCAAAGATATTTTGTAGTATGTTTATGGTGCTGAAAGGAAAGAGATGTCATGCACAAATGTGTAAATTGTCTTTGTTCCAATATTTTGCTGTTTGGTTGCCCCTTCTACAAGTTCTGGATTTTGACTTTGAGTCTGACTATCGTGTGATATGCTAAGAAACTTGGAAATCTATATGATTCTCTAATCGCAACAAATACATGGCTTTTGTTATTAGAATCCGCTCATCTAACACCCCAATATATCTTTGTAGGTTTGGGATGTTATATGGATTTCTTCCCTGTTACATATAATCAATATACTATTTTACATTTATTCTTGAGTGCAGTTCTTCCTATATTGGAAGAACTGCACTGTTCTGAAAAATTTTCACATTCTCCGAGTTCCTGGTTGAGCTCTATTATACCTACTTGGCTTTGTCTTTTTGCTTGTCCAAATTTTTGTCCCTGGCAGATGTAACAAGGCATCATGTTGGTGTGTGTTTTATTTCCTGCTTTTTCTTGAATCAAACTTTGCTGGGAACTATTATCCAAAATAGAGGGAGACAAATAGCTGTTGCACCATGCAgaaagcttttaattttttttcatcgatGTATCTTTGAATTTACAGGTGATAGTGGTGGGGAAGTTACAACAAGTGATCTGCTTCTAGGCATTTGGTCAGAGGTGGAATGCCCCGGCCACAAGATACTGGCTGTCCTTGGCTTTAATGATGAGAAAGCTAAAGAACTGGAGGCTTCAAGTTCTGGACCTGGGTTTATAGATGGATGATACCTTCAATGTTCATGATGTCCATCGATGCAATTTTTGTAACTGGACATGGCAGTTTGAGCCTTTtgactgaaattgaaaacccCATAATTTATGGATATGCACAAAAGAGTCGTTTCAGTAACTAACAAAAGTTGGCATCTTATCCTTAGTGAGCTTTGCAAGTTGTATTTTGCACAGATATGTTCATTGAATGTTGGAAACAAGGAGTTCTTTTGTATTGAATCTTGTATATGTTCGACTTTCATCTTTTGCTTCAGAAACCTTCTTACGACCCATTTCATGATTGGATGAAACTATCTGAAGACAGAATCGTAAATGGCTGGCCATATAAGAACTGAAGCTACCAGGAATTGAAATTTGGAGTGATTCATGAACAGTGAATTGATGAAATGATGCCTTTGAATTACCGAAAGGCTTGAAAATGGATAGGAATCCTGAATTTTAAAAGTTCCATTAGGGAGTTGTCTCAAATGAGTTTGGTTTTGCTGTAATTTTTCCTTAAGAGAGTTGTGTCAGGAAGTCCAGCATTTATGGGAGTGTTAGAAACGAGACAACCGTTTTCTAGTCATTCTCATGCTTCAGCACCATCCACTGTTTCCGTGGTTCGGTGATTCACGCGTTCTTTAACGTCCACTTCTTGCACGTCACAGGACGCCAGTTTTTGTGCCTTTTCAGTTTCTACTTCCCAATCAATCCTCACAACAGATACTACCAACAAAATCAAGCACGCGACCAATCCAATCAAGAAACCTACCAACAACCCACCGAGCCCTAGTGCTGCTTTGAAGGCTAAGAGTACTGCCACTGGTAAGGCTAGGAAGTAGAACCCACCAAGATTGGCATACATGCCCAACCATGGCCGAGCTGTTCCCCGGACGATGCCTCCACAAACTGCTAAAGGAAAATTTACTACTTCAATCAAAGCCATTAGCAACATCATCTTCTTTACACCTTTTATGATTCCCTGATCATGGCTAAACAGAGACCCCCAAACACCTCGGACTCCTACCATCACCAAGGCACCAATGCAACCTGAAATGGTGCTTGCTCCTAGAGACACATATGCTGACTGGTAAGCACGACCTGCTTGATTTGCACCAAGCTCATTCGACACACGAGTGGAAGCACAAGTTGCTAGTGATAGCATCACAGAGAAAAGCAAGTAGTCAAAGTTTAGCACAATTGCTATCACCCCAACTGCTTGCTTGGCATTTGGTAGTCGTCCGGTAAGCAAGATCAAGATCTCCCAGCACCACCATTCAAGGCAGGTGGTAAGGCAACATGGTGCACAAAGTTTTAGCAACCTGAGCCAGTCATGAACGCCCTGGTCTAACCACCCTCCCTCCTTCCAATTCCCTCCCTTCCTGTTTTCCATCATCAACACGTATGAAGCAAGTAAAATCACGACCATAAGATCGGTTATCCATATTGCCATAGACACCCCTTCAAGACCCTTGGCTTTTGCAAGCAAGATGTTGATCGGGATGTGAAAAGCTAGGCCCAAAGCTGAGCTAAACATTATAGGAACTGTTACACTTTGTGAGCTCAAGTAGACTTTAAGAGGACATAACAAACAGGTGATTATTAAGTCAGGGAAGAGATAGAAAAGGTAGTTCTTTGCAACACGCGAAACGTCTTCTTGTTGGCCACAATGGATTAGAATTTTGTCCACGTTAAGCCACAAGAAAGATATAGGCAGGGTTGCTAATAGCAACAAGAATGTTACCATGAGGAGGGTCTTGTGTAGCAGCATGAAATTCTTAGCCCCATGAGCTTGACCACAGAGAGGTTCCATGGCAGCGGATAGCCCATTCAAGACAGAAAAGCCAGTGACGTTAGCAAAAGTGAACCCAAGAGTGCCGCTAACCAACTGGAGCTCTCCAAGCCTGCCTAAAAAAACAGTTGTGATAGCTGTTTTGGAAAACCATGTCAAATTCATTGCCAACAAGGGCAGAGTTATACCTCgttgtgtttttatttcctGAAGAATAATTTGCATAAGATTTGCCGGCCATATTCGGGTGGTAAGTGAAGATATTGGTGGAGGTTGAGAGGTTTTGCCAATAGGGCTCTCTTCAGATTTTGATGGTGGAGACATGATGGTCGGGCAAAATGGATTGGTCGGCTTATACCAAATATACAATTTCCTTGACGAGAGAAGTAGTTTTGTGCTCTTTAAATAAGATGGTGGAGACATGATGGTTGGGCAAAATGGATTGGTGTGCTTAtaccaaatatataattttcttgacGAGAGAAGTATTTTTGTGCTCTTTAAATAAGATGGATAGATATTTTCTTAGAGCGTGGTTTTCGTGAAGCTTCTGGTGTCTAAAGGAGGAACAAGATGAAGCTTTTTATAAAGACCAATCAAGGAAGAGACAATGGGTGGTGGATTCTTAGTAGTGTGTGATGAGAATGCAAAGCCAAATCATGCTTACAGATTTCCTTTCAGACATGTAAGAtaatgttttcaatttggtGTTCATGAAAAAGCTATAATGGCTAAGAGGATTGCTGATTGCGCTTGTACTGTGTAACTGCCAAATGAATTCCCTCCTAAGCTAgctgacaaaaaaaatctagtaaCTGGCCTGTAAGTTGATTTTACTTGCCAATCATGCCTTAAAAACTTGGATATGTTCATCAAGCTTTTTAATTAGTACTGTAATCAACGGTAATTTTGACTCGAGACCTACTCCTCCTGCCTTGGATAGAATGATATCATTAGATCAAGGATGAATTTCGCTTAGCAATTCACTTCTACAATTGCAATGAAtggaaaagaatatatatataaagagatttTGAAgaagttaaataatttatttggacACAATTCTTAgtcatatcattaaataaagctaaaattttaacaaCATGCTTTACGTACAAGAATCAACTAGTTGTCAGTTGAGATCATTTTCATATCTAAATTTAGCTCATAAGATGTTAAtggatatttttctaattacttTAAGATTTCTTTCTTAGTTAGGTTTTATTTGCTTTAGGTTTCTATACCTAGGTGGATTTTAGTTCTTATTTAAacaatattatgttattttttcagtAGAGATTCcatattatttagaatttacaaaataatttttctctataatttaGAGTTGTAACATAGGGCTTGATAAATCCTGATTTTCCATCTTTTGCTATACATTATGTCACACATTATCATTGTGTATGATGTGTTTTGGTCCTGGTTAGGGAGAAATTgtctcagaaaaaaaataaatcccatATGTCCCTACTGCttaacaaataaactaaaaaagtttGGGCTTTTACCGTCCATTCCACATTCATCCTCTCAGAATTTACTATTCATAACATTGTTTATTATGGAAATTTAGTTCtaggtccctcaagttttgatCCATTTTATTTTGGTGATCAAACTTTATTTCCTATCAATTCAGTCCTTACAAggtttttctttccatttttattgagttttttttattcttttcatctTGCATGTTATTGTGTATCCGCGATATCAGGGTGTGTTCCAAGGTTAAATAACAAGTTAATTTTTCATGAGAAAAATTATGGTTGtaaaaaccaaaattgaaagatcaaggatcaaaattgatattaGTCAAGATTTAACAATCTTTTTCTCATGTGAACCGTTTAAAAGATGCATAAATCTAcactttaatcttttaatttgtacATGTTTAAAATTTGgtcccttttattttgtttttaaactttatttttttatgtataagtCTTTGAAACCTATGAGAGTAGTGAGAAAATATAtggaaaattcaaaaagaaaaatatctcaATTAACCAAATTATAGCCATCAATagcttttattttgtgttattgAATTCGACTTTGAAAGAGAAACTCAGTGGAGGAGGTTTTCACATTCAATGATGTTGAAAAAGTAAATTAGAGCTTAGaaagttattttcttaattttatttgattttaagtttttaaaacaattaaaatatgttttgttgtTAGAAATAAAGATATAGAGGTCAAAGAGATGTTTTCTAaagtttttgagtgaaaaagaggtcaaaatttgagttttttagtccaaaattttgaattttattttgtccaAGCAAGCAACACATcacccatttatttatttttaatttaagatacATAAGTGTCGTTCAccctttaagaaaaaaagatgtgcaGGCATGTGCTAACATATAGGCCAAGCACGCAGATCTATTTTTCCAGCCCATGCACATCTAGCCCTTcaaattttttatctcattatttttttcatttagtattttataattacatcaaacaataactaaatttattttaatgatgttTAAATTATCCaattagttttaaataatattaacaattatattttgaataaatatatatgaaCCTAACATGCATGATTTTCTAAATGGAAATgaaatgcatatattttttaaaatttttatttttatcaagtttattattattattatatttttaaatacattcacaccaaaattattgattttattattttcttactaaaacttgcttttaagattatgattggtttttgtttaagaaactatacttatgattaaaaaaatattaaaaaaggagCACGTTATTAAAGGAAAGAGGTTTTTGactaaagatatatttttgtatccttattttaaattagtaagttttttttattgattttaattacttGCAGTTTCTATACAATAAACagcatagataaaaaaaaaagttaaaaaatacattaataacaaaaagacAATTTACACTAATAACTACATTTCTTTTTACAGAGTTTAAACtaatcattttcttacaaaatccatttttattgttatatatttcaataaaaaaataaaaaaatcctatatcatatcataaaatcaaatatctttatcttttaGCTCTTTGCTTTAGTagttgacaattttttttttataatttattaattcatatgattttcaatttattttattgaagatACACATcgattttttaattcttaattaaattttttatgatattaaaaagaatttcaaaatgtATACACATTCTtcttttgtattaaaattaattattattattttttaaattttagctaATTTGTGCTAAAAAAATGGTAAATATCTTTATCGATCAAGCTTCAAAATCCGAATGGgcaagttaaaaaaagagagtgaaTTTAATTGAAAGGTCCGAGAAATAATGCTGTGGTCCTCAATGATATTTCGGGTTGAGGTGGCTAAATGGGTTGCAAGGTTTTGAACTACGAGGAATCAAAAGAAACTTTCTGGGCAAGCATTTCTTTCAATTACTTAAAAGGCAATAAcaattttgtgttttatatttaGGTCCTGTTTActaaaaagtagtttttttttgaaaaataaatttcaggaaagtaatttattttttaatatttgatagtataatgaaaaataagttggaaaatattttccagtgtttggttatgtcatgaaaaataaattgaaaaataacttattaatgttttattttttcaagtttattaaaatcacgaggaacaaatcttacaaattaaaaagttgaatgagaatgaaattaaatttttttttataaattatcttaaataaaataaataataatcaaaataatagagatcaatctaacaaataaaaaaattaaaagatgaagaaattaaaataataataattaccatttcataaattatttcaaataaaataaatgtttttcattgaccaacttttctaatgacaaacaaatacaggaaagtttgaaaaatagttttcaggaaaccacttttcatcaaacaaacacccccttaatccttttcttttaccaaGAGCATCTAGCTCTTGTCTATTTTCAGATATAAAATAAGTCTCGCATGCTGTTGCTGacagatgaaattttaaaaaatccaattaatttaagagtaaaatttatatt from the Populus nigra chromosome 1, ddPopNigr1.1, whole genome shotgun sequence genome contains:
- the LOC133681527 gene encoding protein DETOXIFICATION 56 produces the protein MSPPSKSEESPIGKTSQPPPISSLTTRIWPANLMQIILQEIKTQRGITLPLLAMNLTWFSKTAITTVFLGRLGELQLVSGTLGFTFANVTGFSVLNGLSAAMEPLCGQAHGAKNFMLLHKTLLMVTFLLLLATLPISFLWLNVDKILIHCGQQEDVSRVAKNYLFYLFPDLIITCLLCPLKVYLSSQSVTVPIMFSSALGLAFHIPINILLAKAKGLEGVSMAIWITDLMVVILLASYVLMMENRKGGNWKEGGWLDQGVHDWLRLLKLCAPCCLTTCLEWWCWEILILLTGRLPNAKQAVGVIAIVLNFDYLLFSVMLSLATCASTRVSNELGANQAGRAYQSAYVSLGASTISGCIGALVMVGVRGVWGSLFSHDQGIIKGVKKMMLLMALIEVVNFPLAVCGGIVRGTARPWLGMYANLGGFYFLALPVAVLLAFKAALGLGGLLVGFLIGLVACLILLVVSVVRIDWEVETEKAQKLASCDVQEVDVKERVNHRTTETVDGAEA
- the LOC133681536 gene encoding ATP-dependent Clp protease ATP-binding subunit CLPT2, chloroplastic-like, which translates into the protein MAAICFTKLPNPSSTTAQQALNRQRHHHITQPNSLIVPPHSLNSFTSLPFSRKILTTRLSTHLPISATVLSSLPTAKPERFGSSGEKVPKWSWKAIKAFTMAELEARKLKFATTGTEALLLGILIEGTSVAAKYLWANGITVFKVREETIKVLGKADMYYFPPERPPLTDDAQKVLDWALDHKLKSGDSGGEVTTSDLLLGIWSEVECPGHKILAVLGFNDEKAKELEASSSGPGFIDG